The Clostridia bacterium genome segment ATGTCGAATGCGATACACTTATTTTGGATGAAAAGTCCAAGTCAGATACAATTCCCCTAAACAAAATCAGCAATGGTACATCTATACTAGAACACGAAGCCAGAGTTTCTAAGGTTTCGCAAGAACAGCTGTTTTATTTGATGAGCAGGGGCTTGACGCAAGAACAAGCGACTGAGATGATAGTGCTTGGATTTATAGAACCGTTTGCAAGAGAATTGCCTATGGAATACGCAGTCGAACTCAATCAATTATTAAAAATGGATATGTCGGGTTCAATAGGATAATTCATAAGATTAAATAAAAAGTCCTTTTGATTATTTTTCAAAAGGACTTTTTTGGTTAAATATAATAATAGCTTTATAATTTGATTTGAAAGTAATTTCGGTTTTTAACAAGGGTTAGGTATTCAAAACCAATTTCTTTTAAGACATTATAAACATAATCTCGTTTTTCGCCCAGTCGGGCTATACTATGAGCATCAGATCCAAAGGTTATAAGTCTGCCGCCCAATTCATAATATCTTTTTAAGACTTCCAAATTAGGTAACATCTTATCTGTCAGGCCTTCTGTGCTTGTATTGATTTCTAGGATTTTGTCTTTTCTTATGATTTTTAGTAATATCTCATCTAAAATTTCACTAAATTCGCTATATTGAAATGATTTTGTCTCATAGGGGGCTTTTCTTTCAACATAACCGATATGTCCTATCGTGCTGTAATAGTACGGTGCATCAATGCTTTCCAAAATTAAATTAAAGTATTCATTATAGCTTGTATGTTTGTCTTTTCCTTCAAAGAACTCTTTTGTATAACAATCCTTGCCCTCTACTTCA includes the following:
- a CDS encoding histidinol-phosphatase HisJ family protein, which gives rise to VDFAKKHNVELIVGIEVGYFREKNQENTDIINTYNFDYVINSVHEVEGKDCYTKEFFEGKDKHTSYNEYFNLILESIDAPYYYSTIGHIGYVERKAPYETKSFQYSEFSEILDEILLKIIRKDKILEINTSTEGLTDKMLPNLEVLKRYYELGGRLITFGSDAHSIARLGEKRDYVYNVLKEIGFEYLTLVKNRNYFQIKL